The following proteins are encoded in a genomic region of Desulfosporosinus youngiae DSM 17734:
- a CDS encoding adenine phosphoribosyltransferase encodes MDFRDHIRVISDFPKEGISYKDITTLLKNGEIYRASIDALVEKISPWQPDVIVGPEARGFLFGAPVAYALGVGFVPVRKPGKLPAGTIQETYALEYGFDTLEVHADAIQPGARVVLVDDLLATGGTMLATANLMKKIGADVVGMGFLIELTFLNGREKLIDYPVFSLVEY; translated from the coding sequence ATGGATTTTAGGGATCATATTCGCGTAATTTCTGATTTTCCTAAGGAAGGAATTTCGTATAAGGACATAACGACATTGCTGAAAAACGGCGAAATATATCGTGCCTCTATTGATGCGTTGGTAGAAAAAATATCACCTTGGCAGCCTGACGTGATTGTTGGTCCTGAAGCACGTGGGTTCCTGTTCGGTGCTCCAGTGGCTTATGCCTTGGGAGTTGGCTTTGTTCCGGTTCGCAAACCGGGTAAGCTTCCGGCCGGAACGATTCAAGAGACCTATGCTTTAGAATACGGTTTTGATACATTGGAAGTCCATGCCGATGCTATACAACCCGGCGCCCGAGTCGTTCTTGTCGATGACTTGCTGGCAACCGGCGGAACCATGCTCGCCACCGCAAATTTAATGAAGAAGATAGGGGCAGACGTGGTCGGAATGGGTTTTCTGATTGAACTAACGTTCTTAAACGGACGGGAGAAGCTGATAGATTACCCGGTTTTTTCATTGGTAGAGTATTAG